tttactgctgctcttgaattattATTTTagacttatctattttttacttaacacttatttttcttaaaactgcattgttggttaagggctcgtaagcaagcatttcacagtaaggtctacacctgatgtattcggcgcatgtgacataacattttattttaatttgataatttaaaaaaaagtgttatagaAGTGCAAGTCTATCATACATTAAATCAGAACTGAAACGGAGACATTTGGTAATTTACTCTTGGTTGAAATTCAGGTGATATTACTATATGACAAGAGCAGCCATTCGCCCCAGGGCCGAGGTCTTTCACCTGGTGGGTAGCTATGGCTGTCTGTGTGTGCCGCTCCTCTCAAGCCACTGGGGGACGCCGGTGGCAGTTGGACGGCAAACTCATCTTTCTCCTCGCTCCTGCATGACGCAATGATCCCTCCTTCAGCAGTACCTATGGAACATTATCACTTATAGCGGGCATACAGTAATTGAGAGGGTTCATGTTGAAAGTACAGGATGTTTGGAACGGTTTGATCATCATCGACAGTCTTAGTAGTCTGGTGATCAAGGTGAAGGGAATGAAAAACAAAGATTGCAAAGTATCATAACCAAAAATGATATTGTTGGAAGGGTACGATTCTCTGGCGTAGTTCTCCTGCTCTTCCTCGTCAGTAAGTGGAGACTCCTCCGTGTTATAGTCATCCCTGAGGAGCGCCATCACACACACAGGGTACATGTAGAAACACACAAGCTAAAACCAATACACAAAAGTACCAACCCAGTGACTGGAAGCTGTATGATGATATTCAGTCTGGTGACGTCTGGGTTCTAACCCAGTAGAAAAATCAGGACAGGCCTTTTGGTTCATACTCCTCATCAATATCCTGTGAGACGAAACAGAGAGGGGGTTACATTGCACAGTGTGACGTGTGTGTACATACAGACTGACAGTAGACTGGTCCTGATCTTAATGCTGTAAGATGAGaaggagcaaaatacagagagatccttgatgaaaacctgctccagagcgctcaggacctcagactgggggcaaaggttcaccttccaacaggacaacgaccctaagcacacagccaagacaacgcagaagtctctgaacgtccttgagtggctcagccagagtctagacttgaacccgatcgaacatctctggagagacctgaacataactgtgcagcgacgctctccatccaacctgacagagtttgagaggatctacagagaagaatgggagaaactccacaaatacgggtgccaaacttgtagcgtcatacccaagaagactcgatgctataatcgctgccaaaggtgcttcaacaaactactgagtaaagggtctgaatacttatgtaaatataggTCTAGAAAaactgttttagctttgtcattatggggtattgtgtgtagattgatgaaggggaaaaaaaaaacccattttaataaattttagaataaggctgtaatgtaacaaaatgtgaataaagtcaaggggtctgaatagtttctgaaggcagcATGTCTTACTATACTTTAGGACTTTTTGGGGACCAACAATTTCCATTTAAAAATCCTTCCCTAACCTTAAttttaaccctaactcctaagcATAAAATAGCCTTTCTCAAAGTGTGGATGGCAAAATGGCCTCACTTCTCAGAATTCTTGTTGGTTTACTgttcttgtgaggacttctggtaaaACCTAAACACGCAGGTTTGCTGAGTGTGCATATGGACTCCTACCATGGCTGTGCTGTATGTATTGTGTGTTGCAGGGAGCCCAGTGCTGGCGGAATCACTTGAGAGCTGCCATGGCAGGCTGGCAGATCAGGACCAGGACAGTCAGAGCAACATTCCAACATCACATCCACAGACATTACACACCTACACAGTTAGGACTGAACTCAATGTTAGAGAACTCACATGTGAAGAGTTGCTTCAGTACCTGAAGATTCTTTGTGACCAAAAAGTTCACACAACAATAGATATTTTGGAAAAAGGTGTATTATCAATACAAGAAGCCTTAAACATAACAAACGTTTCAAACTACCAATGCAGTTTCAGTGCAGTTTCagaatatacatattttttcagCAGGGCAAGTCACATCAGTATAAACACAGCAAATGCCTGTTAATAAATACATACattaaaatgaataaataaaaagcaCGCTCCTTAAGTTAATCATATTCAagggagattttttttttttttaatattttttttaattggtcACGGTTTTGATGGTCATTGATTATCTCCCTATTGTCCTATGCTATAGGAAGCTCTTAGGTGATACCGTCACTAAGGTAAAACCTCAAAACAAAAACCAGCCTCCAAACGTAACACTCAAATGCAAGTGaaatgtgaaataaacaagaGAAAAATAAAAACTAACAGTACACTACAAAACATTGCTTTTGTGAATGGAAAttaaacaaaaggaacatttaagTGGAAAGAGATTGTCTGTGGGATTTAGATAAATGGCTAATCATTTTGTTAATCACGTCACAAGACGTGATCCACTAAACCAGAGCTTAGAACATCATTTAAAATGAGGTCCAATGCAACTGCTTTCACCTCAATATGAACTCACTTCTGGGTAACAATCAAGTACCTTGATGTGATAGTTTATTTTTGACAATGTTTAATTCAAAactaaaatagcttcttagcaaagagcaatttctcaagcaagaattttgtggtctgagtggggaggggaaacggAAAACTAGTTGTTATTGGccgagaggtttggaactctttcttattggtccatTAACCAATTTACTGCCCGGTGGTGATACCAGGCAcgtcaaaactccatcccaccaaaacaggctgcaatttcaggtggtcttttcaaacagcttttaCTCTAAAAAGGCATTATCATCatattcacaatttcacagtattattccatccTCAGTGTAGAAAcataaaaatcacatttttgactgcgcTGGGCCTTGGTGACTGCCATTTCAGGTATTTGGTGTGTAGGTATACCTTTTGTAATGCTCGTTATGACCCCTAAAATAATATCCCATGTAAGCTTCAACATATCTTTTTAACACAGGCATAGCTTGTCTGCTTGAACTGGGAGGTATATTAACGCTAATGTAAGATATGTCACTCATTGCGACAGTACTTGCTGGGCACCGATGCATCAAAACAATGCTAGCGAACACATTTTAGTTCCAGTGAGAGGGTGAGCATGACCTCCTGCAATGACAGTCAGCCCACAGCTCTCCACAGAATAAAAATCAGATCCAAGGCCATTAGAATACAAGTTGAGAAGGTCGGCTGAAGCAAAAGCTTCAGCAGCAATAGAAAGTTCTGCTCTACACAGGCACTCCTTTATGTAAGTGATCCATACTCAATTATACAGTATACTCATACAGTGCTCTGACAAGCACACAACCGTTCAAGTTTTCAATCATACAGGGTTTGGATTGCAACTTTCTCACTGTTTTTGCTGCAATATTGTTACTATGTCAACAATGTAGTGAGTGGACATCAGCTTTCCTTTTCACGATCATGTATTTTCTGCCCGGCTCCTTCGCCAAGTTCAGATGACATGCGCGTAATTAGGCCTAATCTATTTTCCTAGAGCATCTTTAGTCCCACCAGAGTCGCCCTAGAACCAAACTCGTATCTATACTGTATGTTCTAGTACCATCTGTTGATCACACTGGCCCTCCTCGTGAGAGAGTGACAAGATAAACTGGCAAATACTCAATGTAAACAATGTCAGATTCTGAAACTTAAACACAACATCATCGTGATTGTTCAAGGAGCAACACAGGACTGACAAACATCTAAAACACAGCATACAATGTTTAATCCAGTGTCCAATGGCAATAGGCAACCCAAAGGGTATAAAATAGCCATGTGAAATGGTAagaccatccatccatccatccggcAGTCCGTCGGTGAATCAGAAAGATGAGTTTGTTTGAGTGGGGGTTCAGTTGTGAGTTTGAGGAGAGAGGGCAGTTCTACCATTGGTTTCAcccaaagagggagagagagagagagagtgaaagggagaaaGATTGGACCATGAGAGGAGAGTGTGTTTCTAACGGGCAGATGTTGGGAAGGGGGATGTGGTCACAGGGTaagccccccctctcctcttccgcTCACTGCTTCTTCTCTGTCTGTTCCTGGGGGTTCTGGTAGGTCACAGGGTAACATCTcgctcctccatctctcatccctctctaccTGATACACTCCTCCTCTGATGGGCTTTCTGATTCCTCGTTCTCGCTGTCCTCTAGCTCGGGAAGGTCTCCCCACAGCAACAAGTTTAAACCTGCAACAAAAGACAAAGTCAACACCAAAGTTTGTGTGTGGCAGACTGTGGTGCAGCAGTTTAATTAAGTCTCGCCAACTCGCTAAGCCAATCAAAAATTGGCCAAAGCGGAAACAGGCTAGCATCCAGGCGTTGCACAACGACCCCAAGTAATATATTCAACCTCTGCATTTTTTTTCTGCTGGTGCTTACAGATGTGGAAGTAGAGATAGGAAGAGTACACATACAATGCCAAACATTGTGTCAGTCGGTCTGGCAGAGGGTACTGTGTCTTGTCACAAACTATGTATTTAGGGGAATTTCTTCTTTACATCTACTTTAACTAACTCCTTTGGGTTCAGGACATTCCTCTTGTGATACAGTCTGTATTGTTCATGAGCAGGCACTGTAAGAGGGCAGTGTGCTGGGGAGACAGTAAGTGAAGAAGTTTTAACCTGTAACATCCAGTCGGTTGAGGGTGGACACAGCATCACTGTTAAACATCCAGAAATGGCCATTGTTACAGGACAGCAAGCAGGGCTTACAGGGAGCGACCACGTGATACCCCACAACATTACCactgaagagggggagagaggggaggcagagcgTGGGAAATAGATACAGAGAAAGGGGTAgggggaaatatatatatagagagagagacagggaagagagagagagaaacaaaaaaaaaaacatgtcagctTTTTATAGGGAGCACCTGTGAAAGTGCTAACTATCAGTAGGCAGTAGGTGTCTATTATCTACCCAATGCGTTTCTGTGAACAACAACAAAGCACCGGAGAAACAAAAGGGGCCTGACAAAAGCCTCCCTGTACCCACCAAACTGCTGGCTGAACAACTTCCTACTGAAGCACAACACATGGACATTTGCACACATTTACATTGGTATTTGTCATTATAAACATGAATaaacaacacccccaccaaaaCAGCCACAGCAGTGTTGCACTGTTATTTTGTAAACACAAAGCACGTAGGATTATATGGCGATGCAAACAGGTTAGAGTGATGGGAGTAGGCAAATCTGTGATTACAGTAAGGTTAAATACACACCATTTCAGGCAGGCGATATCTCTCAGTTTGCATCTGCAGCTTTCTGTAGAGTAGCAGCTGGCCACAAAGTCAACAGTCCTAGAAGGGGGGAGAGAACAAAGGGGCACCATCTCATTCTAGCCATAGAGTGTGATAATTGATAAGAACTTATGTCAATGTATAAAGTATTCACTATATCTCACTGTAAtcacaaacactcaaacaaaaacaaCTGAGCGATCCCCTCCCCCAATAGAAAACATAATATTAGCTAATTAGACACAACTACATCCACACATTCAGTGATCATGTCATAACACCATAGTGGCGGTATTGCTTACCTGTTGGGAGGTATGTCCGTAGAAAACAGCTCAATTTCGGTGTCTGCAAGAAGTACTGCCTTCATTCCTCTTGTGCAGAGTAGACTCTCACAGTATATACAATTCACTTGAGTGACACATTTGTTTTTGAAGTTGGAGGTAGACATGCTCTTCAAATACTGTTCTGCTAGCCCCAGAATCCCAGTGTCCAGAGGAAATGTGTCAAAACAGATCGATCAATGTAGCAATGGTAGCTCCTCTGAAGCGAACGTTaccaaaaataaaaatgtatcgcTAACTGTTacctaagttagctagctaaacactATTGTTACTGGATAACTTAGTGGATAACTTAGCTAGCAACAACTAGCTGGACGTCGCTAGCAGCAGGTTGGTTATAAAACATACGCCACAAATCAGATGGCGTAACGTTGTCATATAGCTACCGTTAACGTTTCCACGTCTATATTGGAGGTGTCAATAATTAGCTAACTAGATAGCTACCGACTCTTGTTGATAGCAAGCTAGCTACGTTAACTACTTGTCAACACAGAGCCGCAAGATAGCTATCGTTAGCTACGTTCGTTAAAGTAACGAGTGACCACAATAACACAGCATCCGATGTTCAAAATAGCCAATGGTCTGTTGCCATTTCAACTTATCTTCGACGTGCTCTTCTCATATGAAACAATTTCCTGAATCTTTGTTCAGTTACGTCGTTGCATTCACAGATTCAGtcaattgttgtagtagtagcCAGCTAGTTTCACTGTTGTGTTGATTGTTTATAACTTCCTGTT
This is a stretch of genomic DNA from Oncorhynchus mykiss isolate Arlee chromosome 7, USDA_OmykA_1.1, whole genome shotgun sequence. It encodes these proteins:
- the LOC110527846 gene encoding protein FAM72A, whose product is MSTSNFKNKCVTQVNCIYCESLLCTRGMKAVLLADTEIELFSTDIPPNRTVDFVASCYSTESCRCKLRDIACLKCGNVVGYHVVAPCKPCLLSCNNGHFWMFNSDAVSTLNRLDVTGLNLLLWGDLPELEDSENEESESPSEEECIR